The DNA region ATCGTCATGGCCGACGACTTCGCCAGCGCCACCCGGGCGGCGGCGGCCGGCGGCAACACCTGCGTGATGCCGTTCGCGCTCCAGCCCCGGGGCGCCTCCCTGCGCGGCGCCGTCGACGCCTACCGGGCCAGGGCCGAGGGCCAGTGCCACGTCGACGTGGCGATCCACATGATCATCTCGGACCCGACCGAGGCGGTGCTCGGCCAGGAGCTGCCGGCTCTGGTCGCCGACGGCTACACCTCGTTCAAGGTCTTCATGACCTACGACGACCTCGTGCTGAACGACCGCCAGCTCCTCGACGTGTTCCACGTCGCGCGGCGGCAGGGCGCCCGGGTCATGGTCCACGCCGAGGGCTACGACGCGATCCGCTACCTCAGCGAGCGGCTGGAGCGGGCGGGCGAGACCAGACCGTACGGCCACGCCCTGTCGCGCCCCGAGATCGTCGAGCGGGAAGCAGCCCACCGGGCGATCAGCCACGCCGAGCTGATCGACCTGCCGATCGTGATCGTCCACGTCTCGGGCCGCGAAGCGACCGAGCAGATCGCCTGGGCGCAGGCGCGCGGCCTGAAGATCCGGGCCGAGACCTGCCCGCAATACCTGACCCTGACGGCCGAGGACATGAAGGGGCTCGGCCACGATGACCCGATGGCGGGGGCGAAGTACGTCTGCTCGCCGCCGACGCGGGACGTCGAGAGCCAGGAGGCGGTCTGGTCGGGGATCCGGTGCGGGATCTTCGACGTGGTCTCGTCCGACCATTGCCCGTTCCGCTACGAC from Methylobacterium sp. NMS14P includes:
- the hydA gene encoding dihydropyrimidinase, with translation MPEFDLAIRGGTVVTASDTVRADIGVRGGRIVAVAEGIADAARVIDASGLLVLPGGIDSHVHIAQESGPGIVMADDFASATRAAAAGGNTCVMPFALQPRGASLRGAVDAYRARAEGQCHVDVAIHMIISDPTEAVLGQELPALVADGYTSFKVFMTYDDLVLNDRQLLDVFHVARRQGARVMVHAEGYDAIRYLSERLERAGETRPYGHALSRPEIVEREAAHRAISHAELIDLPIVIVHVSGREATEQIAWAQARGLKIRAETCPQYLTLTAEDMKGLGHDDPMAGAKYVCSPPTRDVESQEAVWSGIRCGIFDVVSSDHCPFRYDDPQGKLNPRGKTSFRWIPNGIPGIETRLPVFFSEGVSKGRISLNQFAALTATNHAKLYGLYPRKGSIAPGFDADLTLWDPNRRETIRQANLHHGSDYTPWEGFDVTGWPVVTIAGGQVIAEDGRVLSEPGRGRVLDRAVDPAERREA